A genomic region of Bernardetia sp. ABR2-2B contains the following coding sequences:
- a CDS encoding IS4 family transposase, whose translation MAKAKYASSGKVTKLVSVLSSHLKGFHLARVQFIGLFVIAVIKVGLGGLIQIATAFERNVEYSSSLRRIERFLNYYELDFQAITNLIISLEGIEQWENIVLCLDRTNWKVGKEHINILLLSAAHKGVSIPLCWSVLSRTGNSATQQRIDLIEDFLNQFPNLSITALVADREFIGKKWFFYLATKKFDFVMRIKSNFKATRKGKTKSIVAWCRGLSISETYQLDGTFVVNEAEVYLSVSRTQKGYIYLASPVLLDNIFEIYKQRWEIETLFKALKSQGFNLENTKLTEPNKIAKLIALCSIAFVWCYKVGEWKHKKTKIRVCSNGYNEYSFFRYGLIEIKKILNNPMTSETKFDQKIKVLSME comes from the coding sequence ATGGCGAAAGCAAAGTATGCTTCTAGTGGTAAAGTTACAAAATTAGTTAGTGTTTTATCTTCTCATTTAAAAGGGTTTCATTTAGCCCGAGTTCAATTTATAGGTCTTTTTGTAATAGCTGTTATAAAGGTAGGTCTAGGAGGTTTAATTCAAATTGCAACTGCGTTTGAAAGGAATGTAGAATACAGTTCTTCTTTACGTCGTATAGAACGCTTTTTAAATTATTATGAGCTTGATTTTCAAGCAATTACTAATTTGATTATTTCCTTAGAAGGCATTGAACAATGGGAAAATATCGTACTGTGTTTGGATAGAACGAATTGGAAAGTTGGAAAAGAGCATATTAATATTTTGCTTCTCTCAGCAGCTCATAAAGGGGTATCTATTCCTCTTTGTTGGTCTGTACTTTCGAGGACAGGAAATTCAGCTACTCAACAACGAATTGATTTGATAGAAGATTTCTTAAATCAATTTCCTAATTTATCTATTACTGCTCTTGTAGCAGATAGAGAGTTTATAGGTAAAAAATGGTTTTTCTATTTAGCTACAAAAAAATTTGATTTTGTAATGCGTATAAAATCTAACTTTAAAGCTACTAGAAAAGGGAAAACAAAGTCTATTGTAGCATGGTGTAGAGGGCTTTCGATTTCAGAAACCTATCAACTAGATGGAACATTTGTAGTCAATGAAGCAGAGGTATATTTATCTGTAAGTCGAACACAAAAAGGATATATTTATTTAGCATCACCTGTTTTATTGGATAATATTTTTGAAATTTATAAACAACGTTGGGAAATCGAAACGTTGTTTAAAGCACTAAAATCACAAGGTTTTAACTTAGAAAATACAAAATTAACAGAACCAAATAAAATAGCTAAATTAATTGCTTTGTGTTCCATTGCCTTTGTTTGGTGTTACAAAGTAGGAGAATGGAAACATAAAAAAACAAAAATAAGAGTCTGTTCAAATGGATATAATGAATACTCTTTTTTCAGATATGGATTAATAGAAATTAAAAAAATACTCAATAATCCAATGACTAGTGAAACTAAATTTGATCAAAAAATTAAAGTTTTGTCAATGGAGTAA
- a CDS encoding DUF5686 family protein: MRYFSTLLLFFLCFFLVSNSNAARLFGEVTASDGEKMPFLTIYEEGTTYGTTTNQEGSYFLELEEGTHQIVFRYVGFQSQTHTVIIKNGKDVKLDVVMQSSTIGLKEVVVTPNGEDPAYAVIRAAQKKREFYRTQNKAFSCNVYIKNVQKLDEFKVPKLLENDDVEEFRKEWEKNKIVYFSESVSKYYFLAPNKRKEVVISSKVSGDRGGFSWNSALYLSFDIYENTIDAPIGDRPFVSPIAAGAMLYYEYQHEGEFIDKGVNVHKIRVFPRSKGQPLFGGLIYIQDSTWRVHSTDLEVSKDVGLEFIDKLSIKQTFVPVANKNSDDIWLCSTQAFSFKYSIAMMGAKVVGHGDYTGSFSNYDVTPKFTKAQLEADTKGQKLPSLALSKKDKKRIIESKKEKLENQTEQKNQTEVEDKTETTTENLAQNTEKDSLSNLKNDVEAMVLERKFFNKNISIISDSSNLKSAEYWEKMRPVPLTEEESGHYVKSDSVEKAQNDPVYLDSMDRKANKFKVLDLLTGYTYRNRKRELTFNFVPITQNIQANTVEGYVLNAGVNLRKFREKNYSTTLVGLDGRYGFSSNQFYAKGNFLHRFNQINSSYIRAEGGVFVEQFDADAISPFVNGIYTLFREENYQKLFEKRFAKITTGTRIFDGAFLNLQANFEQRIPLQNADPTLKPYFDRDEVEFTQNMPVDFDGNNVFFEKHNAFILKAQLRYRIGEKYILRPKQRITIGSRYPTLTLTYSQGVPTVFDSKTDFGQLIFNVKDDVSLGVVGSLNYEAQAGTFLWKNYTSFADNFHFQTSPLLLAQSRLRQFLLLPYYQYSTTDNFVEAHAEHHFNGYIMNRIPLLKKLKWQLVAGAHYLHTPNTPNYTEVSVGFERIFKVLRVDAVWAVNPSLQNEIKTGLGKNFGLRLRFGF; the protein is encoded by the coding sequence ATGCGTTATTTTTCAACTTTACTATTATTTTTTCTTTGCTTTTTCCTTGTATCTAATTCAAATGCTGCTCGTCTTTTTGGAGAAGTAACAGCATCAGATGGCGAAAAAATGCCTTTTTTGACGATTTATGAAGAGGGAACAACCTATGGAACAACTACCAACCAAGAGGGTAGTTATTTTTTGGAACTAGAAGAAGGAACACATCAAATAGTTTTCAGATATGTTGGTTTTCAATCCCAAACACATACAGTTATTATAAAAAATGGCAAAGATGTCAAACTAGATGTGGTTATGCAATCTTCTACTATTGGTTTGAAGGAAGTCGTAGTTACACCAAATGGAGAAGACCCTGCTTATGCTGTTATTCGTGCAGCGCAGAAAAAAAGAGAATTTTATCGCACTCAAAACAAGGCTTTTTCTTGCAATGTCTATATCAAAAATGTACAGAAGTTAGATGAGTTTAAAGTACCGAAACTTTTAGAAAATGATGATGTAGAAGAGTTTCGTAAAGAATGGGAAAAAAATAAAATTGTTTATTTTTCCGAATCTGTTTCAAAGTATTATTTTCTTGCTCCAAACAAACGAAAAGAAGTGGTTATTTCTTCAAAAGTAAGTGGCGATAGAGGTGGTTTTTCATGGAATAGTGCGCTTTATTTGAGCTTTGATATTTATGAAAATACAATTGATGCACCTATTGGAGACCGTCCTTTTGTTTCGCCAATTGCAGCAGGTGCAATGCTTTATTATGAGTACCAACACGAAGGAGAGTTTATTGATAAGGGCGTAAATGTTCATAAAATACGTGTTTTTCCTCGTTCGAAAGGACAGCCTTTGTTTGGTGGACTGATTTATATTCAAGATAGTACGTGGCGAGTTCACAGTACGGACTTGGAGGTTTCAAAAGATGTAGGACTAGAGTTTATTGATAAGTTGAGTATCAAACAAACATTTGTTCCTGTTGCAAACAAAAACTCTGATGATATTTGGCTATGTAGTACACAGGCTTTTTCCTTTAAGTATTCGATTGCCATGATGGGCGCAAAAGTAGTCGGACACGGAGACTATACAGGAAGCTTTTCGAATTATGATGTAACTCCTAAATTTACAAAAGCGCAATTAGAAGCCGATACAAAAGGGCAAAAATTACCCAGTCTTGCATTATCAAAAAAAGATAAAAAGAGAATAATTGAATCTAAAAAAGAAAAGTTAGAGAATCAAACAGAACAGAAAAATCAAACAGAAGTAGAGGATAAAACTGAAACAACAACAGAAAATTTAGCTCAAAATACAGAAAAAGATTCTCTTTCTAATCTAAAAAATGATGTGGAAGCAATGGTTTTGGAACGCAAATTCTTTAATAAAAATATTTCAATTATTTCAGATAGCTCAAATTTGAAAAGTGCAGAATATTGGGAAAAAATGCGTCCAGTTCCTCTTACAGAAGAAGAAAGTGGGCATTATGTAAAAAGTGATAGCGTAGAAAAAGCACAAAATGACCCTGTTTATTTGGACTCGATGGATAGAAAAGCAAACAAATTCAAAGTGCTTGATTTGCTTACAGGTTATACTTATCGAAATCGAAAAAGAGAATTGACTTTTAACTTTGTTCCCATTACTCAAAATATTCAAGCCAATACAGTTGAAGGTTATGTCTTGAATGCAGGGGTTAATTTGAGGAAGTTTAGAGAGAAAAATTATAGCACTACATTAGTTGGGTTAGACGGACGTTATGGCTTTAGTAGCAATCAGTTTTATGCAAAAGGAAATTTTCTTCATCGTTTTAATCAAATAAATAGTTCTTATATTCGTGCAGAAGGAGGTGTTTTTGTAGAACAATTTGATGCTGATGCAATTTCGCCTTTTGTAAACGGAATTTATACACTTTTTAGAGAAGAGAATTATCAAAAATTATTCGAAAAGCGTTTTGCCAAAATCACGACAGGAACACGTATTTTTGATGGCGCATTTCTGAATCTACAAGCAAACTTCGAACAGCGTATTCCACTTCAAAATGCAGACCCAACTCTAAAGCCTTACTTTGATAGAGATGAAGTAGAATTTACACAAAATATGCCTGTTGATTTTGATGGAAATAATGTCTTTTTTGAAAAACACAATGCGTTTATTTTGAAGGCACAGCTTCGTTACAGAATTGGAGAAAAATATATTTTGCGTCCAAAACAACGCATTACAATAGGTAGTAGATACCCAACGCTTACATTAACATATTCACAAGGCGTTCCAACTGTGTTTGATAGCAAGACCGATTTTGGTCAGTTGATTTTTAATGTAAAAGATGATGTTAGTTTGGGAGTTGTCGGTTCGCTGAATTATGAAGCACAAGCAGGAACATTTTTATGGAAGAATTATACTTCGTTTGCTGATAATTTCCATTTTCAAACTTCGCCTTTGCTCTTAGCTCAATCTCGTTTGCGTCAGTTTCTTCTTTTGCCTTACTACCAATATAGCACAACAGATAATTTTGTAGAAGCTCATGCAGAACATCATTTCAATGGCTATATAATGAATAGAATTCCACTTTTGAAAAAACTAAAATGGCAACTTGTAGCAGGAGCGCATTATCTTCACACACCAAATACGCCCAATTATACAGAAGTTAGTGTAGGTTTTGAGCGTATTTTCAAAGTTTTGAGAGTAGATGCTGTTTGGGCTGTTAATCCTAGTTTGCAAAATGAAATTAAGACTGGATTAGGCAAAAACTTTGGTCTTCGTTTGAGGTTTGGGTTTTAA